From a region of the Neobacillus niacini genome:
- a CDS encoding SDR family oxidoreductase has translation MRILITGANRGLGLALSQVGAERGHQILAGVRNIQQSEESLTQSEINKSISLLPLDVTDEESVTSAANTVKENFGTIDAIINNAGVLLERDKQIEDLDLDQVKVTFDVNFFGPIRVVKHFLPLLMMGDRSSIINISSEAGSMSNAYAGDYAYASSKTALNMFSQQLNQYVKSKKINVYSIHPGWIKTDMGGDRAPGDPIDKAEGIFDIIEGKREIDSQNVFITYEGQPMPL, from the coding sequence ATGAGGATTTTGATAACGGGTGCAAATAGAGGTCTAGGATTGGCTTTATCACAGGTTGGGGCAGAAAGAGGCCATCAAATTCTTGCTGGAGTCAGAAATATCCAACAAAGTGAAGAAAGTCTAACACAATCAGAAATCAATAAATCAATTTCACTGCTGCCTTTAGATGTAACAGATGAAGAATCCGTTACTTCAGCTGCTAATACGGTGAAAGAAAACTTTGGAACCATTGATGCAATTATAAATAATGCAGGCGTATTGTTAGAACGTGATAAACAGATAGAGGACTTGGATCTGGACCAAGTGAAAGTAACATTCGATGTCAATTTCTTTGGTCCGATTAGAGTGGTAAAACATTTCCTGCCTCTTTTAATGATGGGCGATCGTTCGTCAATCATCAACATTTCTTCGGAAGCCGGCAGTATGTCCAATGCTTATGCCGGTGACTATGCATATGCTTCTTCTAAAACAGCATTGAACATGTTTTCACAGCAATTAAATCAGTATGTAAAAAGTAAGAAAATAAACGTTTACTCTATACATCCCGGCTGGATTAAGACAGATATGGGCGGCGATCGTGCACCAGGGGACCCAATTGATAAGGCCGAAGGTATATTTGATATTATTGAAGGAAAACGAGAGATTGACAGTCAGAATGTTTTTATCACCTATGAAGGGCAGCCAATGCCATTATAA
- a CDS encoding VOC family protein, giving the protein MTKNNALGTNVIAQIGILVHDIEKTSQNYAEFFGIEKTEWSLTDKLERAKTEFEGNPTEARAKLAFFDMGSLQLELIEPDQSPSTWRKHLDEHGEGPHHIAFFIEGMKEKIAIMESKQMPLLQKGEYTGGRYAYMNTFKDLKIITELLENDR; this is encoded by the coding sequence ATGACGAAAAATAATGCTCTAGGAACCAACGTGATTGCGCAAATTGGTATTCTTGTTCATGATATTGAAAAAACAAGCCAGAACTACGCAGAATTCTTTGGGATCGAAAAAACCGAGTGGAGTTTAACTGATAAATTGGAACGTGCAAAAACAGAGTTTGAGGGGAACCCAACTGAGGCTAGAGCAAAACTAGCATTCTTCGATATGGGCTCTCTTCAATTAGAATTAATCGAACCGGATCAAAGTCCAAGTACTTGGCGTAAACATTTGGATGAGCATGGTGAAGGCCCTCACCATATTGCATTTTTCATAGAAGGAATGAAAGAAAAAATTGCCATAATGGAAAGTAAGCAAATGCCGTTACTTCAAAAAGGGGAATATACGGGCGGAAGATACGCGTACATGAACACATTCAAAGACTTAAAAATTATTACGGAATTGTTGGAAAACGATCGATAA
- a CDS encoding alpha-glucuronidase family glycosyl hydrolase — MKSAFENISKNNTDLYTTAHKESYSAWLQYRKIEVRAIAEDYTQWCRNLTVLGDSVLMESAKKELIQGISSMLGVMPESCSEPQQSGLVLAVKDSTGDLIDVDFNHLNDDGYAIKTVTSGQNNTIFVVGKKDKGVLYGTFHLLRLMQNRGNFQQLDIVENPKNQLRMLNQWDNMDGSIERGYAGNSIFYKDYQFSDELNRIEDYARLLASVGINGIAINNVNVHQEETNLITGTLLPKVAEVAGIFRAYGITTFLSVNYASTIQIGNLTTADPLNSEVREWWKEKAEEIYSYIPDFGGFLVKADSEHRAGPFTYGRNHADGANMLAEALQPFNGIVLWRCFVYNCLQDWRDRSTDRARAAYDHFKPLDGQFHSNVILQIKNGPMDFQVREGVSPLFGAMEKTNQMLEFQVTQEYTGQQRHLCYLVPQWKEILDFDTYAKGKGSEVKKVVDGSLFQNRYSGITAVSNIGDDYNWTGHTLAQANLYGFGRLTWNPDLSAQKITDEWIGQTFGDDQLVKKLVSKMLLKSWSIYEKYTSPLGVGWMVNPHHHYGPNVDGYEYDVWGTYHFADWEGIGVDRTVKTGTGYISQYFKENAEMFESLETCPDELLLFFHHVPYTHKLKSGVTVIQHIYNTHFEGVEEAEELVETWLQLKDRIDQERFDDILNKLQEQANHSKEWRDIINTYFYRKSGIKDELNRKIY; from the coding sequence ATCTGCTAAGAAGGAACTTATCCAGGGCATTTCTTCCATGTTAGGGGTTATGCCAGAATCTTGCTCAGAACCGCAGCAATCTGGCCTGGTGTTAGCTGTTAAGGATTCTACTGGAGATTTAATAGATGTGGATTTTAATCATCTGAATGATGATGGATACGCCATTAAGACCGTTACTTCTGGTCAAAATAATACTATTTTTGTAGTAGGAAAAAAGGATAAAGGTGTCTTATATGGTACCTTTCACTTATTACGCCTCATGCAAAATAGGGGGAATTTTCAACAGCTCGATATCGTTGAAAACCCTAAAAATCAATTACGAATGCTTAATCAATGGGATAACATGGATGGCAGTATTGAACGAGGGTATGCAGGAAATTCTATTTTCTATAAAGATTATCAATTCTCAGATGAGCTTAATAGAATTGAAGATTATGCCAGACTGCTTGCTTCAGTTGGTATAAATGGAATTGCTATTAATAACGTGAACGTTCACCAGGAGGAGACGAATTTAATTACTGGCACCTTGCTCCCTAAAGTGGCTGAAGTGGCTGGTATTTTTAGGGCTTATGGTATCACAACATTCCTTAGCGTGAATTATGCGAGTACAATCCAAATTGGAAATTTAACAACAGCTGACCCGCTGAATTCAGAGGTTCGAGAATGGTGGAAAGAGAAAGCCGAAGAGATATACAGCTATATTCCTGATTTTGGTGGTTTCCTAGTAAAAGCCGATTCAGAACACCGCGCTGGACCATTTACATATGGACGCAATCATGCGGATGGAGCCAACATGCTCGCAGAAGCACTCCAGCCCTTTAATGGCATTGTTCTTTGGAGATGTTTCGTCTATAACTGTCTCCAAGATTGGCGTGACCGCTCTACAGACCGGGCAAGAGCTGCATACGACCATTTTAAACCGTTAGATGGTCAGTTCCATTCTAATGTTATTTTACAGATTAAAAATGGTCCAATGGATTTCCAAGTTCGTGAAGGTGTCTCACCATTATTTGGTGCCATGGAAAAAACGAATCAAATGTTGGAATTTCAGGTTACTCAAGAATATACAGGACAACAAAGACATCTTTGTTATCTCGTTCCGCAATGGAAGGAAATCCTTGATTTTGATACGTATGCAAAAGGTAAAGGCTCAGAGGTCAAAAAGGTCGTGGATGGCTCCCTGTTTCAAAACAGATACAGCGGAATTACTGCTGTTTCTAATATTGGAGATGATTATAATTGGACCGGGCATACGCTGGCCCAAGCTAATCTGTACGGCTTTGGACGCTTGACATGGAACCCAGATCTTTCAGCTCAAAAAATCACGGATGAATGGATTGGTCAAACCTTTGGTGATGATCAATTGGTTAAAAAGCTGGTAAGCAAAATGCTATTAAAATCATGGAGTATCTATGAAAAATATACGTCACCACTAGGTGTTGGCTGGATGGTAAACCCACATCATCATTATGGGCCAAATGTGGATGGTTATGAATATGACGTTTGGGGAACGTACCATTTTGCGGATTGGGAAGGAATTGGAGTAGACAGGACTGTAAAAACAGGAACCGGTTATATCTCTCAATATTTTAAAGAGAATGCAGAGATGTTTGAAAGCCTTGAAACATGCCCGGATGAATTGCTGTTATTTTTCCATCATGTCCCTTACACACATAAGCTGAAATCAGGTGTAACAGTGATTCAACATATCTATAATACTCACTTTGAGGGAGTAGAAGAGGCTGAGGAATTAGTTGAAACTTGGTTACAGCTTAAGGATAGGATTGATCAAGAGCGATTTGATGATATCTTGAACAAATTACAAGAACAAGCAAATCATTCGAAGGAATGGCGGGATATTATAAACACTTATTTTTATAGGAAATCAGGAATCAAGGATGAGTTAAATAGAAAAATTTATTAG